In Candidatus Dormiibacterota bacterium, the genomic stretch TTGTACGAAAGCGCCGGCGCCGATGCGATCAGCGTATTGACCGAGCGCGATCATTTTTTGGGCGATCTGCATTTCTTGCAGGACGTGCGCGATGCAACGAAGCTGCCGCTTTTGCGCAAAGATTTTCTGAGCGGTCCTTACGAGGTCGCGCAGTCGGCCGCATACGGAGCGGACTGCATTCTCCTGATCGTCGCGGGACTCGACGATGCGAGCATCGGCGCGTGCCTCGACGAGGCGCGACTCTTCGGCCTCGACGTCTTGGTGGAAGTGCACGGCGAAGACGAGCTCGAACGTGCCCTTACCCTCGGAGCAACGCTGATCGGCGTCAACAACCGCAATTTACGAACCATGACGACCAACCTCGCCGTCAGCGAGTGTATTCTTCCGCTGGTGCCGCCGGAGATCTTTGCGATTAGCGAGAGCGGGATGAGCGGCCCTCGCGACGTCGAGCGGCTCACACGGGCGGGCGCGCGCGGCGTTCTGGTCGGAGAGTCGCTGATGCGTTCGGAGGATCCGGCACAACAGATCGTGGCAATGAAGGCATGCACGCGCGCGTAAAGTTCTGCGGTATGACCGGCGTGGATGACGTGGTGTTAGCCGGGCGCAGCGGCGCCTCGCACTTCGGCATGATCTTCGCGCCGTCGGAGCGATTGATTGCATGGAGCGCCGCGGAGGCAATCGCTCGCGAGCTTTCGGCCGAGTCGCCGATTCCGGTAGCGGTCTTTGTGGACCCGAGCCGGGACGAGGTGGGTCGCGTCCTCGAGTTGTTCCCGCAAGCGCTGCTGCAATTCTCGGGAAACGAGAGCCCGAGCTGGATCGCACCGTACGCGCGGCGTGCGGTAAAGGTTATCCACGTCGGCGCGCAGGACGCCACCGGTTCGCTGCGCGAGCGTTGCAACCGATACGAAGAAGCGACCGTTATGTTCGATACGGGGAGCACGGGGCTCGCCGGCGGCAGCGGTACGCCCTTTGCGTGGGAGATCGTGGAGCCGATCGCGCGGGAGCGGCCGGTGTGGATTGCCGGCGGGTTGCGTGCGCAAAACGTCGCCGCCTGTATTACAGCGATTCATCCTTTCGGTGTCGACGCGCGCAGCGGCATCGAAACGGATGGGCGTAAGGATTTCGATAAAATGCGCGCATTCATCACGGCCGTACGGGATAGCGATGCAACCTGATTCACGCGGTTACTTTGGTGCTTTCGGCGGACGCTTCGTTCCGGAAGTGTTGGTTGGAGCGCTGGAGGCATTGGAGCAGGCGCTCGCCCTGGCGGTTGCGGACCCGTCTTTTTGGAGCGAATATCACGCCATCTTGCGCGATTTCGTCGGCCGCCCGTCGGCGTTATACCGCGCGGAGCGATACGCGCAGGATCGCTCGGACGTTCCGTTTATCGTCAAGCGAGAAGACACCAATCATACCGGCGCCCACAAGATCAATAATACCGTCGGCCAAGCGCTGCTCGCGCGCCGTATGGGAAAGAAGCGGCTAATCGCCGAGACGGGCGCCGGGCAACACGGCGTAGCCACCGCTACGGTCGGCGCGAAGCTCGGGTTTCCGGTTGACGTCTACATGGGCGCGCTCGATATCGAACGTCAGGCGCTCAACGTCTACATCATGAAACTCTTGGGTGCGACCGTGCATCCGGTGACGGGCGGCACGCAGACCCTCAAAGACGCGACCAACGAAGCCTTTCGCGTTTGGGCGTCGGAGGTGGACGAGACGTTCTACGTCATCGGTAGCGTCGTGGGCGCGCACCCGTATCCGTACATGGTTCGCGAATTCCAACGGGTGATCGGCGACGAAACGCGCGCTCAGTGTTTGGAGCGGTTCGGCCGCTTACCGAGCGACGTGATCGCGTGCGTGGGCGGCGGCAGTAACGCGATCGGCATGTTCGCCGCGTTCCTGGACGACCCGAGCGTTCGGCTCTGGGGTGTCGAAGCCGCCGGCGAGGGGATCGCGTCGGGCCGGACGGCGGCCGCGCTCGGCGCCGGTAGCGTCGGTATCTTGCACGGGTCGCGATCGTATCTGTTGCAGTCCGAGCGCGGACAAGTACAAGATACGCATTCGATCAGCGCCGGGCTGGATTATCCCGGCGTCGGTCCCGAGCACGCATTTCTCAAAGATTCGGGGCGGGCTACCTACGTGCCGATTACCGACGATGAAGCGCTTGAAGCGTTCCACGGGTTCGCTCGGAGCGAAGGCATCATTCCCGCTTTGGAGAGCGCGCACGCGTTGGCGTTCGCACGCAAGCTTGCCGCCGAGCGCGGGAGCGACGATTTAATCGTCGTCAATCTCAGCGGCCGCGGCGATAAGGACATCGCCCAGGTTCGCGCGCACGAACGGGCGGCAGGTTGATGTTGGGAGAGATCTTCGATCGAGCGCGCCGGGAAGGCCGTTCGGCGCTTATTCCGTACGTCATGGCCGGCGATCCGGATATGGCAACGTGCGAGCGCGTGCTTCACGCGTTGGCGCGAGCCGGTGCGGACGCCATCGAACTGGGCGTTCCGTACGGAGACCCGCTCGCCGACGGGCCGACCATCGCGGCTGCCGGCCAACGCGCGCTCGCGCACGATATCGGCATCGCGGAGGTGCTCGCGCTGGTGCGCAGATACCGGGATGCGGGCGGCGTGCCGATCGTGCTGTTTACGTACTTTAACCCCGTCTACCAATACGGCATCGAACGCTTCGCTCGCGATCTCGCGCAGGCCGGCGGGAGCGGCGCGATCGTTCCCGACATCGCGCTGGAGGAATCGGCCGAATTGGCAGGCTTGCTCGCGCAGCACGGAATGGACATGCCGTTGCTGGTCGCGCCTTCAACCACACGCGAGCGCGCGCGAATCATCGTGGCCCAAGCCACCGGATTCGTGTACGTGGTATCGCGCATGGGCGTTACCGGCGCCAATACGGCCCCCAACTTCGACCCGTTGCGGTCGCAACTGGCGATGTTGCGCAGCCTTACCGCCACGCCGCTGGCGGTGGGTTTCGGCGTCAGCAACCCCGACCACGTGCGCGAGGTCGGCCCGCTAGCCGACGGCATTATCGTCGGGAGCGCGCTGATCGACGCGTATCGCGGCGTCGACGGAGAAGAAGCGGAGGAGCGGGCGGGACGTTTCATCGCGTCCTTGAGGGCCGCATCGGTTCGATAGCGCCTGCGAGCGCGAGGCGCTAAAGCGATGCTCGATCCTCGCGAAGGTGCAACGACATCAGGATCGTGTCCCAGATTTGTCCATCGTCGCGCGTGACGTCGCGTTCGAATCGTTCGACCTCGACGAATCCTTTGCGCTGGTAAAGCGCGCGCGCCCGGGTGTTGTGCGGGAAAACCAACAGATGGATGGCCGGTAGCCCGCGCTCGGTAGCCCAACGAATGCAGGCGTCCATCAACGCCGCGCCGACACGTTGCCCGCGATACGGCGCATCGACGAGCATGCCCAGCGTCGGCCCGAAGGCTTCGTGCTCGTTCACGGCAAGCATTCCCACGATGCGCTCGCCGTCGCATGCGACGAAGAGCGGCCGATTCGAATCGGCGAGATTGTGGAGCCAGCGTTCGCGATAGAGATCGCGGTCGAAGCCGGGCTCGGTGCCGATCCAGAGGCGCTCGGCGGCAACCGATTCGAAGAGTTGCAAGAGCGGTTCGAAATCGGCGATGTGGCCGCGGCGAATGACAAAAGCCCGCATTGCTGCGGGCCCTTCGCGCCGATATCGGCTCGGAACTGCTTAGACGGATGCCGGTATGGTTCCCAATCCGAAGCGCTTGTCGGCATCGTCGCTGATGAACCGGCCGATCGCGAGCGACGACGTTGCCGCCGGCGAAGGGGCGTTACGCACGTGCACGACGCCTTCGTCGCCCTCGAAAACGAAGTCGTCGACCTGCGTGCCGTCGGCCATCATGGCTTGCGCTCGGACGCCCGAGGGGCCCGGGAGCGTATCTTCAACCTTCAAGTCGGGAATGTAGCGTTGCAGTGCTTTCACGTATGCGCCGCGCAGCAAGTCGCGGTACATCTCGCCCATGCCGGTCGAGAAATACTTCGATGCGAGCTTGATGAAGCCGGGGTAGGTCAGCGTCTCGAGCAGATCGCCCGGGTTGATCGTGGTGAACGTGTAGCCTTCGCGCGCGAACGCGAGGACGGCGTTGGGCCCGAGCCAGATATCGCCGTTCATGCGCGGCGTAAAATGGACGCCTAAGAACGGGAAGCTCGGATCGGGCACCGGATAAATGTTGCCCTTCACGAGATCGCGCTTATCGGGTTTGAGGATCAGGTAGTCTCCGCGGAACGGAACGATCTTCGGATCGCTGCCGCCGCCGGTCATGCGCGCGAGCCGATCCGATTGCAAGCCGCCGCACGTGATGACGTACTTCGCTTGGTAATCGCCTTGGTTCGTATCGAGGACGGCCACGCCGCCTTTGCGCGAAATGCCTTTCACCTCGCAGCCGGTGTAGATTTCGCCCCCGGCGGCCTTGATGTCGTCACCGTAGCTCCGCGCGACCACGCCGTAGTCGACGATGCCCGTCACCGGCGAGAAGATCGCTTTGATGCCGCGGCAATGCGGCTCGCGTTCGCTGATGCCCTTCACGTCGACGATCTCAAGATTCTCGATGCCGTTTTCGATGCCGCGCTGATAGAGGTCGTCGAGCAGCGGGAGCTCGCGCTCTTCGGTGGCGACGATGAGCTTGCCCACGCCCTTCCACGGGATCGCCTTGGCATCGCAGTACTCCCAGAGCGAGCGGCGACCTTCGACGCAGAGCTTGGCTTTCAGGGACCCCGGCTTGTAGTAAATGCCGGAATGGATCACGCCGCTGTTGTGCCCGGTCTGATGCTTGGCGAGAATCTCTTCTTTCTCGAGCACCACCAGCTTGAGATGGGGGTGGCGCAAAAGGAGCTCGCGCCCGGTCGCTAGGCCGACGATGCCACCGCCGACGATCGCAATATCGTACGTCATATCACCGACGATTCTCGCATCTGCGGGATGGGCCCGCTAGCGGAATAGTGGCAGGCCCGCTTGGCCGCGGTAGGGCAGAATGGAACCTGCAGGCCGGGTTGAAGACTCCCGTGTCCCCTCTGGATGCTTTTGTAAGGATAACCTATCGTGACGACCACGCTCGAACGCATCGCCCCTTTTCAGAATGAAGTCATCAAGTCGTTTACCGACCCTGCGGATATCGCGGCCATGCGTGCCGCGCTCGCGACGGTCAAGGCGACCTTCGGCAAACAGTATCCGCTGGTGATCGACGGCAAGCGCATCGAAACCGAGAAGAAGATCCGTTCGGTCAACCCGGCCGACCCGAGCCAAGTCGTCGGCATCGTGAGCTCCGCTTCGAAGGAGCAGGCCTTGCAGGCGGTCGATGCGGCCGCGCGCGCCTTCGAGAGCTGGAAGCGCCTCCCCGCGCACGAGCGCGCCGGATACATCT encodes the following:
- the trpC gene encoding indole-3-glycerol phosphate synthase TrpC → MDDVLKKIYEARARRLEVEMRDEPYAALRERALATVSNRRPFLATLRASNGTAVIAEIKRASPSAGLIAHNFDHVAIGRLYESAGADAISVLTERDHFLGDLHFLQDVRDATKLPLLRKDFLSGPYEVAQSAAYGADCILLIVAGLDDASIGACLDEARLFGLDVLVEVHGEDELERALTLGATLIGVNNRNLRTMTTNLAVSECILPLVPPEIFAISESGMSGPRDVERLTRAGARGVLVGESLMRSEDPAQQIVAMKACTRA
- a CDS encoding phosphoribosylanthranilate isomerase; translated protein: MHARVKFCGMTGVDDVVLAGRSGASHFGMIFAPSERLIAWSAAEAIARELSAESPIPVAVFVDPSRDEVGRVLELFPQALLQFSGNESPSWIAPYARRAVKVIHVGAQDATGSLRERCNRYEEATVMFDTGSTGLAGGSGTPFAWEIVEPIARERPVWIAGGLRAQNVAACITAIHPFGVDARSGIETDGRKDFDKMRAFITAVRDSDAT
- the trpB gene encoding tryptophan synthase subunit beta gives rise to the protein MQPDSRGYFGAFGGRFVPEVLVGALEALEQALALAVADPSFWSEYHAILRDFVGRPSALYRAERYAQDRSDVPFIVKREDTNHTGAHKINNTVGQALLARRMGKKRLIAETGAGQHGVATATVGAKLGFPVDVYMGALDIERQALNVYIMKLLGATVHPVTGGTQTLKDATNEAFRVWASEVDETFYVIGSVVGAHPYPYMVREFQRVIGDETRAQCLERFGRLPSDVIACVGGGSNAIGMFAAFLDDPSVRLWGVEAAGEGIASGRTAAALGAGSVGILHGSRSYLLQSERGQVQDTHSISAGLDYPGVGPEHAFLKDSGRATYVPITDDEALEAFHGFARSEGIIPALESAHALAFARKLAAERGSDDLIVVNLSGRGDKDIAQVRAHERAAG
- the trpA gene encoding tryptophan synthase subunit alpha encodes the protein MLGEIFDRARREGRSALIPYVMAGDPDMATCERVLHALARAGADAIELGVPYGDPLADGPTIAAAGQRALAHDIGIAEVLALVRRYRDAGGVPIVLFTYFNPVYQYGIERFARDLAQAGGSGAIVPDIALEESAELAGLLAQHGMDMPLLVAPSTTRERARIIVAQATGFVYVVSRMGVTGANTAPNFDPLRSQLAMLRSLTATPLAVGFGVSNPDHVREVGPLADGIIVGSALIDAYRGVDGEEAEERAGRFIASLRAASVR
- the lhgO gene encoding L-2-hydroxyglutarate oxidase, with the translated sequence MTYDIAIVGGGIVGLATGRELLLRHPHLKLVVLEKEEILAKHQTGHNSGVIHSGIYYKPGSLKAKLCVEGRRSLWEYCDAKAIPWKGVGKLIVATEERELPLLDDLYQRGIENGIENLEIVDVKGISEREPHCRGIKAIFSPVTGIVDYGVVARSYGDDIKAAGGEIYTGCEVKGISRKGGVAVLDTNQGDYQAKYVITCGGLQSDRLARMTGGGSDPKIVPFRGDYLILKPDKRDLVKGNIYPVPDPSFPFLGVHFTPRMNGDIWLGPNAVLAFAREGYTFTTINPGDLLETLTYPGFIKLASKYFSTGMGEMYRDLLRGAYVKALQRYIPDLKVEDTLPGPSGVRAQAMMADGTQVDDFVFEGDEGVVHVRNAPSPAATSSLAIGRFISDDADKRFGLGTIPASV